The Camelina sativa cultivar DH55 chromosome 14, Cs, whole genome shotgun sequence genome includes a window with the following:
- the LOC104740033 gene encoding probable inactive purple acid phosphatase 1, translated as MRGSIVAILVTVVSVLGAIQEVNSDKDQPLSGIAIHKTTFHLNVKAYVKASPTILGSNGQHSELVLVKYSSPEPSDDDWIGVFSPADFNASTCPGDNKMVQTPRLCSAPIKFQYANFSNPRYNNTGRGSLKLQLINQRSDFSFALFSGGLLNPKLVAISNNVAFENPNAPVYPRLALGKEWDEMTVTWTSGYGLNLAQPVVEWGIKGGERKLSPAGTLTFGRNSMCGAPARTVGWRDPGYIHTALLKELWPNSKYTYRVGHRLSNGAFIWSKEYQFKSSPFPGQNSLQQVVIFGDMGKAEVDGSNEYNDFQRASLNTTKQLIRDLKKTDAVFHIGDICYANGYLSQWDQFIAQIVPIASTVPYMIASGNHERDWPNSGSFYEGLDSGGECGVPAETMFYVPAQNRAKFWYSSDYGMFRFCVVDTEHDWREGTEQYNFIEHCLASVDRKQQPWLIFIAHRVLGYSSTSFYAEEGSFAEPMGRDSLQKLWQKYKVDIAVYGHAHNYERTCPVYQSVCTTHEKSNYKGPLNGTIHIVAGGGGAGLAEFSDLQPNWSLVRDKDYGFVKLTAVDHSNLLFEYKKSSDGRVHDSFTISRDYRDILACAVDSCPATTLAS; from the exons ATGAGAGGATCGATTGTTGCAATATTGGTGACTGTTGTATCAGTTCTTGGAGCAATTCAAGAAGTGAATTCTGATAAAGACCAACCTTTATCAGGAATTGCTATCCATAAAACAACATTCCATCTCAACGTAAAAGCTTATGTCAAAGCCTCTCCCACAATTCTTGGATCTAAT ggtCAACATAGTGAATTGGTGTTGGTTAAATATAGTTCTCCGGAACCATCAGATGATGATTGGATTGGAGTGTTTTCTCCTGCAGATTTCAA TGCATCTACTTGTCCAGGAGATAACAAAATGGTGCAAACACCTCGACTATGTTCTGCGCCAATCAAG TTTCAATATGCAAACTTTAGTAATCCAAGATACAACAATACTGGACGCGGTTCCTTGAAGCTTCAACTGATCAACCAGAGATCAGATTTCTCATTCGCACTCTTTTCTGGCGGTTTGTTGAAT CCAAAGCTTGTGGCAATCTCAAACAATGTAGCCTTTGAGAACCCAAATGCACCAGTTTACCCGCGATTAGCACTAGGCAAAGAATGGGATGAG ATGACAGTAACATGGACTAGTGGTTATGGACTCAACCTAGCTCAACCTGTTGTTGAGTGGGGCATTAAAGGAGGAGAGCGTAAACTCTCCCCTGCTGGGACATTGACCTTCGGCCGTAACAGCATGTGCGGTGCTCCTGCAAGAACGGTTGGATGGCGTGATCCCGGATACATACACACAGCTTTACTTAAAGAGTTATGGCCTAATTCCAA ATATACCTACAGAGTTGGGCATAGACTGTCCAATGGTGCATTCATCTGGAGTAAAGAGTACCAGTTCAAATCTTCTCCTTTCCCGGGACAAAACTCTCTCCAACAAGTTGTAATCTTCGGAGACATGGGAAAG GCTGAAGTTGATGGCTCAAACGAGTACAACGATTTCCAACGTGCTTCTCTCAACACCACCAAGCAACTTATTAGAGACCTAAAGAAGACTGATGCAGTATTCCACATTGGAGATATATGTTATGCAAATGGATACCTTTCTCAGTGGGACCAATTCATAGCACAGATTGTGCCGATTGCTTCCACTGTTCCATACATGATTGCAAG CGGAAACCATGAACGTGACTGGCCCAACTCAGGTTCATTTTACGAGGGTTTAGACTCTGGAGGAGAATGTGGTGTACCAGCTGAGACAATGTTCTACGTACCTGCTCAAAACAGAGCCAAGTTTTGGTACTCAAGTGACTATGGAATGTTTAGGTTCTGTGTGGTTGACACAGAACATGACTGGAGAGAAGGAACAGAGCAATACAACTTCATAGAGCACTGTCTAGCATCAGTTGATAGGAAACAGCAGCCGTGGCTGATATTCATTGCTCACCGTGTGCTCGGTTACTCCTCCACATCGTTCTATGCGGAAGAAGGCTCTTTTGCCGAACCAATGGGAAGAGACAGTCTTCAAAAGCTATGGCAGAAGTACAAAGTCGACATTGCAGTGTATGGCCACGCACATAACTACGAGAGAACATGCCCGGTTTATCAG AGTGTATGTACGACTCATGAGAAGAGCAATTACAAAGGTCCGTTGAATGGGACAATCCACATTGTTGCTGGAGGTGGAGGAGCTGGTCTTGCTGAATTCTCTGATCTTCAACCTAATTGGAGTCTTGTAAGAGATAAAGATTACGGATTCGTTAAACTTACAGCGGTTGATCACTCTAACCTTCTGTTCGAGTATAAGAAGAGCAGTGACGGACGAGTACATGATTCTTTCACAATATCAAGAGACTACAGAGATATCTTAGCTTGTGCTGTTGATAGTTGCCCTGCGACAACACTTGCTTCATAG
- the LOC104740034 gene encoding ninja-family protein AFP2-like, with amino-acid sequence MGEASRQQRAWNREMTVTPNLSLDINKYPRDLSRGFISENGVGSGGVGVGVGGETDCDDEAAIELNLGLSLGGRFGVDKTPRKLKRSSSVIGTLPFDDSTATVTGMEEAEPENYTVGLVRTTSLPAEMEEEWRKRKEMQSLRRMEAKRRRCEKQSFKVGNSDDQTVSFENERWVTASKSGFLQRHLVSSNRQLCVDSDGGGGGGATGGGSSSSLSELDNKNQQGSSNSCNDERSPKIVAGCSSNSGSNGTEKQNSVTRGNKVNENENEKGLRREDSVDRKGKGMMATSTTGLFDMPCVFTKGDGPNGRRVDGILYKYGKGEEVRIMCICHGSFLTPAEFVKHGGGGDVDRPLRHIVVNTSSSTF; translated from the exons ATGGGGGAAGCAAGTAGACAACAAAGGGCATGGAACAGAGAAATGACCGTTACGCCAAATCTTTCTCTAGACATAAATAAATACCCGAGAGATCTGTCACGAGGTTTCATTTCTGAAAACGGTGTTGGAAGTGGAGGTGTAGGTGTAGGAGTAGGAGGAGAAACAGACTGCGATGACGAGGCTGCGATCGAGCTGAATCTTGGTTTGTCTTTAGGAGGTCGATTCGGAGTTGACAAGACTCCTCGGAAGCTCAAACGATCTTCCTCTGTTATCGGGACTCTTCCGTTTGATGACTCTACGGCGACTGTGACGGGGATGGAGGAGGCCGAGCCGGAGAATTACACTGTCGGTTTAGTTAGAACGACGTCGTTACCGGCGGAGATGGAAGAGGAATGGAGGAAAAGGAAAGAGATGCAGTCTTTGAGGAGAATGGAAGCTAAGAGAAGGAGATGCGAGAAACAGAGTTTTAAAGTTGGGAATTCTGATGACCAAACGGTGTCCTTTGAGAATGAGAGATGGGTCACTGCGAGCAAAAGTGGGTTCTTGCAGAGACATTTGGTTTCTTCTAATAGACAACTCTGTGTTGATTccgatggaggaggaggaggcggagcAACTGGAGGAGGTAGCTCATCTAGCTTATCAGAGCTGGACAACAAGAATCAACAAG GATCATCAAACAGTTGTAATGATGAAAGAAGCCCGAAGATCGTGGCTGGATGTTCATCTAATAGCGGAAGCAACGGAACAGAGAAACAGAATAGTGTGACAAGAGGCAACAAAgtgaatgagaatgagaatgagaaaggaCTGAGACGAGAGGACTCGGTTGATAGGAAAGGCAAAGGGATGATGGCTACCTCTACCACTGGTTTGTTCGACATGCCGTGTGTGTTTACGAAAGGGGACGGGCCAAACGGAAGACGAGTTGACGGGATTCTATACAAGTACGGGAAAGGAGAGGAAGTGAGGATAATGTGCATTTGCCACGGCAGTTTCTTGACACCAGCTGAGTTTGTTAAACACGGTGGCGGAGGAGATGTGGATCGTCCTCTTCGCCATATCGTTGTCAACACTTCTTCTTCGACCTTTTAA
- the LOC104740031 gene encoding cytochrome P450 78A5: MSSEAYVLFFNNLNLLTVEAFALISLFVATVAFFLSPGGLAWAWTGSSKNRVAIPGPSGSLSVFSGVNPHRVLAALAKRFKASPLMAFSVGFSRFVISSEPETAKEILNSSAFADRPVKESAYELLFHRAMGFAPYGEYWRNLRRISSTHLFSPRRIVSFEGVRVGIGMKMVKKIKSLVTSDACGEVEVKKIVHFGSLNNVMTTVFGESYDFDEVNGVGCFLERLVSEGYELLGIFNWSDHFWLLRWFDFQGVRKRCRALVSEVNTFVGGIIDKHKMKKSNNLNGEDFVDVLLGLQKDEKLSDSDMIAVLWEMIFRGTDTVAILVEWVLARMVLHQDIQDKLYKEIASATSNNTRSLSDSDIPKLPYLQAIVKETLRLHPPGPLLSWARLAIHDVHVGPNLVPAGTIAMVNMWSITHDAKIWTDPEVFNPDRFIGGEDVSIMGSDLRLAPFGSGRRVCPGKAMGLATVHLWIAQLIQNFEWVKGSCDVELAEVLKLSMEMKQPLKCKAVPRNVGFA, translated from the exons ATGTCTTCGGAAGCTTACGTTCTGTTCTTTAACAACCTGAACCTTCTCACCGTCGAAGCCTTTGCTTTGATCTCGCTATTCGTAGCGACCGTTGCTTTCTTCCTCTCACCAGGTGGGCTCGCATGGGCCTGGACCGGGTCATCCAAGAACCGGGTTGCGATTCCTGGACCATCTGGTTCTCTTTCTGTCTTCTCCGGCGTTAATCCCCACCGTGTTCTAGCCGCTCTTGCAAAACGCTTCAAGGCCTCCCCGTTGATGGCGTTTTCTGTTGGGTTTTCGCGTTTCGTCATCTCTAGTGAACCGGAGACTGCTAAAGAGATTCTGAACAGCTCTGCTTTTGCGGACCGGCCGGTTAAGGAGTCAGCTTACGAGCTACTGTTCCACCGTGCGATGGGATTCGCACCGTATGGTGAGTACTGGAGGAATCTTAGGAGAATCTCTTCCACTCATCTTTTCAGTCCGAGGAGAATCGTGAGTTTCGAAGGTGTTAGAGTTGGGATCGGtatgaagatggtgaagaagatcaAGAGCCTTGTCACGTCTGATGCTTGTGGTGAAGTTGAAGTGAAAAAGATCGTTCACTTTGGTTCTTTGAATAATGTAATGACGACTGTCTTCGGTGAAAGTTACGATTTTGATGAAGTGAATGGAGTTGGGTGTTTCCTGGAGAGGCTGGTGAGTGAAGGCTATGAGTTGCTTGGGATATTTAACTGGAGCGATCACTTTTGGCTTCTTCGTTGGTTTGACTTCCAAGGAGTGAGGAAGAGGTGTAGAGCTTTGGTCTCTGAAGTCAACACTTTTGTCGGCGGAATAATTGACAAacacaagatgaagaagagcaaCAATCTCAATGGAGAGGACTTCGTTGATGTCTTGCTTGGCTTGCAAAAGGATGAAAAGCTGTCTGATTCTGACATGATTGCTGTTCTTTGG gaaATGATTTTTAGAGGGACAGATACTGTTGCGATTCTAGTAGAATGGGTTCTTGCTAGAATGGTTTTGCATCAAGACATCCAGGATAAGCTCTACAAAGAGATAGCTTCTGCTACAAGTAACAACACTAGATCCTTGTCTGACTCCGACATCCCAAAACTGCCGTACCTCCAAGCTATTGTCAAAGAAACCCTAAGGCTCCACCCACCTGGTCCACTCCTCTCATGGGCCCGACTCGCTATCCACGATGTTCACGTAGGTCCCAACCTTGTCCCTGCAGGAACCATAGCTATGGTCAACATGTGGTCCATCACACACGACGCCAAAATCTGGACCGACCCTGAAGTGTTTAACCCTGATAGGTTCATTGGTGGTGAGGATGTGAGCATCATGGGCTCTGATCTTAGATTGGCTCCGTTCGGGTCCGGACGTCGCGTTTGCCCTGGTAAAGCAATGGGTCTAGCTACTGTCCATCTTTGGATTGCTCAACTGATTCAGAATTTCGAATGGGTTAAGGGTTCTTGTGATGTTGAGCTCGCTGAGGTTCTCAAGCTGTCTATGGAGATGAAGCAGCCGTTGAAGTGCAAGGCTGTTCCACGGAATGTTGGTTTCGCGTGA
- the LOC104740032 gene encoding putative G3BP-like protein: MALESNAPVMDPHTVGNAFVQKYYNHLYESPAEVYQYYREDSVLGRPGSDGEMDSVKSLKAINDKIMSFDYQNTKIQILTADSQASYKNGVVTLVTGLLTVKDGERMRFTQSFFLVPQNGSYFVLNDVFRYVADEIVEPEASKKEVEEVIPQVVQSTVTPVEPTNEVAEPVTIPTQQPASKPTTEVTEKRPERAVANGHPKTPEEKVVKDDISNGVDAPKKSFAAMVQSPAKPKPKPVTRPSAAPKPKAPAPVPEHSPAETVDQPAEDGATIFVANLPMDATPEQLNETFKGFGAIKKDGIQVRSYRLKGNCFGFVTFESAEVTKLVLQAHKELAIRIGNRRVSIEEKRGNNDNGRPSSRNGGYRSENGYRNDGFRPRGNSYNGGGRGYGRNGYDRRGGESRNGESNNGNGKVHQNGTVKAGSENAQSRG, translated from the exons ATGGCACTCGAATCGAATGCTCCAGTTATGGATCCACACACTGTGGGCAATGCGTTTGTTCAGAAGTACTACAACCACTTGTATGAATCACCAGCGGAAGTGTATCAGTATTATCGCGAGGATAGTGTTTTAGGCCGCCCGGGTTCCGATGGAGAGATGGATTCTGTCAAATCCTTAAAA GCTATCAATGACAAGATCATGTCCTTCGATTACCAGAACACAAAGATTCAGATTTTGACTGCTGATTCACAAGCATCTTACAAGAATGGCGTTGTTACTCTAGTCACTGGTTTACTGACCGTGAAAGATGGTGAAAGAATGAGATTTACTCAATCCTTTTTCCTTGTGCCCCAGAATGGAAGCTACTTTGTCCTGAACGATGTCTTTAGGTATGTCGCTGATGAGATTGTTGAACCAGAAGCTAGCAAGAAAGAGGTCGAGGAGGTGATTCCTCAAGTGGTTCAATCAACTGTTACTCCAGTGG AGCCAACAAATGAAGTTGCTGAGCCAGTTACTATCCCTACTCAACAACCTGCGTCGAAACCAACAACTGAAGTTACAGAGAAGAGACCAGAAAGAGCTGTAGCAAATGGACATCCCAAAACCCCGGAGGAAAAAGTTGTGAAGGATGATATCAGCAATGGTGTGGATGCTCCCAAGAAATCATTTGCAGCAATG GTCCAATCTCCTGCCAAGCCTAAGCCTAAGCCTGTGACAAGGCCGAGTGCTGCTCCCAAACCCAAAGCTCCTGCTCCTGTTCCTGAACACTCTCCTGCTGAAACAGTCGACCAACCAG CCGAGGATGGTGCCACCATATTTGTTGCAAACTTGCCTATGGACGCAACACCCGAGCAACTCAATGAAACATTCAAAGGTTTTGGAGCGATTAAGAAAGATGGTATCCAAGTTAGAAGTTACAGG TTAAAGGGAAACTGTTTCGGGTTTGTGACATTTGAATCTGCTGAAGTTACGAAATTGGTCCTCCAG GCTCACAAAGAATTAGCCATCAGAATCGGGAACCGAAGAGTTTCTATAGAAGAGAAACGAG GCAACAACGATAATGGAAGACCCTCAAGTCGAAACGGAGGCTACAGGAGCGAGAATGGTTACAGAAACGACGGTTTTAGGCCTCGAGGCAACAGTTATAATGGTGGAGGTCGAGGCTATGGAAGAAATGGATATGATAGACGAGGAGGCGAATCACGCAACGGTGAATCTAACAATGGTAATGGAAAGGTTCACCAGAACGGAACAGTAAAAGCTGGCAGTGAAAATGCTCAATCCAGAGGctaa
- the LOC104740035 gene encoding protein root UVB sensitive 3: MREEEVSDCASITLEEWNGSSSTKLFRTATITASTSLSIQRSSNRFNHVWRRVLQAFVPEGFPGSVTPDYVGFQLWDTLQGLSTYIKMMLSTQALLSAIGVGEKSATVIGATFQWFLRDFTGMLGGILFTFYQGSNLDSNAKMWRLVADLMNDIGMLMDLLSPLFPSAFIIVVCLGSLSRSFTGVASGATRAALTQHFALQENAADISAKEGSQETMATMMGMSLGMLLARFTSGNPLAIWFSFLSLTVFHMYANYKAVRCLVLTSLNFERSSILLTHFMQTGQVLSPEQVSSMEGVLPVWATSLRSTDSKILHKRVHLGVRVSSLPRLEMMQLLNGVGASSYKNAKYLLAHRKGNVSVILHKDSAAADVLKSYIHAMVLANLMGKSTSFYSEGEAWMDKHYGEFLHKLRSGGWKTERLLSPSITWRANWISHTSGAKID; this comes from the exons atgagagaagaagaagtctctGATTGCGCATCAATTACACTCGAAGAATGGAATGGTTCGTCTTCTACTAAGCTATTCAGAACTGCAACCATCACTGCCTCCACTTCTCTCTCCATCCAAAG GTCTTCTAATCGCTTCAATCATGTATGGAGACGAGTTCTTCAAGCATTTGTACCGgag GGCTTTCCTGGTAGTGTAACTCCGGATTATGTAGGGTTTCAGTTATGGGACACGTTACAG GGGCTCTCAACTTATATAAAGATGATGCTTTCCACTCAG GCTCTTTTGAGTGCAATTGGCGTTGGTGAGAAATCCGCAACAGTTATAGGTGCTACATTTCAA TGGTTTCTGAGGGATTTTACTGGGATGCTTGGAGGCATATTGTTCACATTTTATCAG GGTTCCAACCTGGATAGTAATGCAAAAATGTGGCGTCTTGTTGCTGACCTTATGAATGATATTG GGATGCTAATGGACcttctttctcctttgtttCCATCTGCCTTCATCATTGTGGTTTGCTTAGGGAGCCTATCAAGATCATTTA CTGGTGTTGCAAGTGGAGCAACCAGAGCAGCTCTAACTCAGCACTTTGCTCTCCAAGAGAATGCAGCGGATATATCTGCTAAG GAAGGAAGCCAAGAGACTATGGCAACTATGATGGGGATGTCATTGGGAATGCTGCTAGCTCGGTTTACCTCTGGAAACCCTTTGGCTATTTGGTTTTCGTTCCTCTCTCTCACAGTGTTTCATATGTATG cAAACTATAAAGCTGTCCGGTGTCTTGTATTGACTTCACTAAACTTCGAAAGGAGTTCGATTCTTCTAACACATTTCATGCAAACTGGCCAAG TTCTCTCTCCCGAACAGGTTTCTTCAATGGAGGGTGTATTGCCTGTGTGGGCCACTTCACTGAGATCAActgattcaaaaatattgcaTAAGAGAGTGCACTTAGGAGTAagagtttcttctcttcctcgtcTAGAGAT GATGCAGCTGTTAAACGGTGTTGGAGCTTCTTCATACAAAAATG CTAAGTACTTATTGGCGCACAGAAAGGGAAATGTTAGTGTGATCTTGCACAAAGATTCAGCGGCCGCAGATGTGTTGAAATCGTATATACACGCGATGGTTTTGGCAAACCTTATGGGAAAAAGCACATCTTTCTATTCGGAAGGAGAAGCTTGGATGGATAAACACTATGGCGAATTTCTCCACAAG CTAAGATCAGGAGGTTGGAAAACAGAACGTCTTCTTTCACCTTCCATTACTTGGAGAGCAAATTGGATATCTCACACTTCCGGTGCTAAGATCGACTGA
- the LOC104740036 gene encoding F-box/FBD/LRR-repeat protein At1g13780-like, with protein sequence MMMPRDDRFSELPDPLITQILLHLPTKDSVKTSVLSTRWKNLWLHVPGLDLNCCDFPFKNQNELEMVTFIDRFLQFNPDSRLLKFKVDYSRDQIPQFEDRIGDAVSRGVRVLDVKSNTLYQDADDGLVYPCIEFMPLNLYTSKTLVSLKLLCSGLWEPEGLVYMPCLRFMHLQGLRWRSSGSGGSTMNLERLVSGCPVLEELTYVKDINDDESVVTRVRSRSLKRFTAPVEYGCYGNLGVVQTFEIDAPGLEYMSLKEDHFDRIVVKNLTSLFMVDLHIKFIVESGRMFDSEDLSKRNEVCDFLTGISSVRHMTISHQTVKVLGLYSKVGVIPKFNNLSRLHAVFPSSFIQFLPVFLESLPNLKHLILEIPYVKEKTEEFKLVNVPQCLVSALEFLEVKRLFDWGKEEMKTASYFLENSAVLKKLTLRFMGCPQYYSDTDIYEELNNLTKCSPTCQIIIA encoded by the exons ATGATGATGCCTCGTGACGATAGATTTAGCGAACTACCGGATCCTTTGATAACTCAAATACTCCTACACCTTCCGACGAAAGATTCGGTGAAGACGAGCGTTTTATCGACTAGGTGGAAGAATCTATGGCTACATGTCCCTGGGCTTGACTTAAACTGCTGTGATTTCCCTTTCAAAAACCAGAACGAGCTTGAGATGGTTACTTTCATCGACAGGTTTCTCCAGTTCAACCCTGATTCACGCCTTCTTAAATTCAAGGTTGATTACAGTAGAGATCAGATCCCCCAGTTCGAGGATCGGATCGGTGATGCGGTTAGCCGCGGGGTTCGTGTTCTAGATGTGAAGAGCAATACATTGTATCAAGATGCTGATGACGGTCTTGTTTATCCTTGTATCGAGTTCATGCCTTTGAATCTCTATACCAGCAAGACTTTGGTTTCTTTAAAGCTTTTGTGTTCTGGTCTTTGGGAACCTGAGGGTTTAGTTTACATGCCTTGTCTCAGATTCATGCATCTTCAAGGACTTAGATGGCGTAGTAGTGGTAGTGGTGGTAGTACTATGAATCTGGAGAGGCTCGTCTCAGgttgtcctgttcttgaagaaCTCACCTATGTAAAGGatattaatgatgatgaatCGGTGGTTACGCGTGTGAGATCTAGGAGCCTGAAGAGGTTTACTGCTCCGGTTGAGTATGGGTGTTATGGTAATCTGGGAGTGGTTCAGACGTTTGAGATTGATGCTCCAGGTTTAGAGTATATGAGTCTCAAAGAAGACCATTTTGATAGAATCGTGGTAAAGAACCTGACTTCTTTGTTCATGGTTGATCTTCATATCAAATTCATTGTCGAGTCTGGCCGGATGTTTGATTCCGAGGACTTATCAAAGAGAAATGAAGTCTGTGATTTTCTCACTGGGATATCTAGTGTTAGACATATGACCATCTCTCATCAAACGGtgaag GTCCTTGGTCTTTACTCAAAAGTAGGAGTGATTCCCAAATTCAACAACTTATCTCGTTTACATGCTGTGTTCCCCAGCTCCTTCATACAGTTTTTGCCAGTCTTTCTTGAGAGTCTCCCGAACCTGAAACACTTAATCTTG GAGATTCCTTATGTGAAGGAGAAGACGGAGGAATTCAAACTCGTAAATGTGCCTCAGTGTTTGGTATCGGCTCTCGAGTTTCTTGAGGTGAAACGATTGTTTGACTGGGGGAAAGAGGAGATGAAAACAGCGAGCTACTTTCTTGAAAACTCAGCAGTCCTCAAGAAACTGACTCTGAGGTTCATGGGTTGTCCTCAATACTATTCGGATACAGATATCTATGAGGAGCTTAATAATCTCACAAAATGTTCTCCAACATGTCAAATTATCATTGCCTGA
- the LOC109128644 gene encoding uncharacterized protein LOC109128644 encodes MAIKEIFTQYERASGQQVNTRKSSLTFGKRVSEPTKTHIRHVLQIHNEGGCGKYLGLPEQFGRKKIELFQFIIENVKGKTKGWNNKFLSQGGKEILLKAIAMAMPVYTMNCFKLPKGICEDIERIIAHYWWNSQHQGFATHWVAWDRMKYSKREGGLGFRDIDKFNDALLAKQAWRILQNPNSLLTRTLRGRYFANSGILEANDGVQPSFGWKSLLIGRDLLRKGLRFTVGDGHQIATWSDPWLLTHPPRPPRKAQDNQPDEISFCK; translated from the coding sequence ATGGCCATCAAGGAGATTTTTACACAATACGAACGGGCTTCAGGACAACAAGTCAACACACGTAAATCGTCTTTAACGTTTGGAAAAAGAGTAAGTGAGCCAACCAAAACCCATATAAGACATGTGCTTCAGATACATAATGAAGGAGGATGCGGCAAATACCTTGGTCTCCCCGAACAATTTGGTCGCAAGAAGATTGAACTCTTCCAATTCATCATCGAGAATGTTAAAGGCAAAACAAAGGGATGGAACAACAAATTTCTCTCCCAGGGAGGTAAAGAAATTCTCTTAAAAGCAATAGCAATGGCTATGCCAGTTTATACAATGAACTGCTTTAAACTCCCAAAAGGAATTTGTGAGGATATAGAACGGATCATTGCCCACTATTGGTGGAACTCACAACATCAAGGTTTTGCAACTCATTGGGTAGCTTGGGATAGAATGAAATACTCAAAGAGGGAGGGAGGGCTTGGTTTTAGGGATATAGATAAATTCAATGATGCTTTACTAGCTAAGCAAGCATGGCGTATCCTCCAAAACCCCAATAGTCTACTGACACGAACACTAAGAGGTAGGTATTTCGCAAACTCTGGTATCCTTGAAGCAAATGATGGTGTTCAACCTTCTTTTGGCTGGAAATCATTGCTCATTGGTAGAGATCTCCTCCGCAAAGGTTTACGTTTTACAGTTGGTGACGGTCATCAAATAGCTACTTGGTCTGATCCATGGTTATTAACCCATCCCCCACGTCCGCCAAGGAAAGCTCAAGACAATCAACCTGATGAGATCTCCTTCTGTAAATAA
- the LOC104743295 gene encoding defensin-like protein 260 — protein sequence MKTVSLKLLLLVSLLVAVVENGVSIQSNGSSLNKNSCIPTCSGCEGARGGRGDPGSPPTCCKKDSDCDKYCPEGGFCSNQCNCVCKMVKVMNYNNVQCQTDNDCNMKCSKQGYCKLAF from the exons ATGAAGACCGTTTCCTTAAAGCTTTTGTTATTGGTTTCTCTACTTGTTGCTGTTGTCg AAAATGGAGTTAGCATTCAAAGTAATGGAAGTTCTCTTAACAAAAACTCTTGTATACCAACATGCAGCGGCTGCGAAGGTGCTCGTGGTGGTCGTGGTGATCCCGGTTCACCACCTACTTGTTGTAAGAAGGATAGTGACTGTGATAAGTATTGCCCAGAGGGAGGTTTTTGCAGCAACCAATGCAATTGCGTATGTAAAATGGTTAAAGTGATGAACTATAATAATGTTCAATGCCAAACGGATAATGATTGCAACATGAAATGTTCAAAGCAAGGGTATTGCAAATTGGCATTCTAA